One genomic window of Prochlorococcus sp. MIT 0603 includes the following:
- a CDS encoding O-antigen ligase family protein, with translation MSFFSWFTEVRPIKTTLFGWICFQIGLLFLASSVFLSALFLLISLYLGNYKRLNSFLKDKWNWGWIFISVLMIMGSFGAYSGWLAWVGLANWIPFFWCFWGFQPYLITSHSRKRSAFLLLLGTLPVIFTGIGQIWFGLKGPWEIWNGLIIWFIAPGGQPSGRLSGLFNYANIAGSWLALVWPLALAFLLQRSSNYSKRSLSFLLVLLIAIALILTDSRNAWGAMFLSIPFILGTGTWLWLIPLLCVCVLPVFLSVVPFASLELQMWSRKIVPRGLWSRLADVQFSADRPLETTRLFQWGEAITLLIQRPWFGYGAAAFSVLYPLRQGIWHGHTHNLPLELAVAHGVPVAISLVSIVLVLLIVSFRKCFLIHNNNLFDRAWWSASFTLVFLHASDMPMFDSRINLLGWLFLAGLRCLIISNDSKRFLDV, from the coding sequence ATGAGCTTTTTTTCTTGGTTTACTGAGGTTAGGCCTATAAAGACAACATTATTTGGTTGGATTTGTTTCCAAATAGGTTTATTATTTTTAGCATCTAGTGTATTCTTATCGGCCTTATTTCTTCTCATATCTTTATATTTAGGAAATTATAAAAGATTAAATTCTTTTTTGAAAGATAAATGGAATTGGGGATGGATATTTATTTCAGTGTTGATGATAATGGGATCTTTTGGAGCTTATTCTGGTTGGCTTGCTTGGGTTGGCTTAGCTAATTGGATCCCATTCTTTTGGTGTTTTTGGGGATTTCAACCCTATCTAATTACTTCTCATTCGAGAAAACGGAGTGCTTTTCTATTGTTATTAGGGACATTACCAGTTATTTTTACTGGAATAGGACAGATTTGGTTTGGATTAAAAGGCCCTTGGGAAATTTGGAATGGTTTGATTATTTGGTTTATTGCACCAGGTGGTCAACCCTCAGGTCGTTTGTCTGGACTTTTTAATTATGCAAATATCGCAGGTTCTTGGTTGGCTTTAGTTTGGCCGCTTGCATTAGCTTTTTTATTGCAGAGATCTTCAAATTATTCAAAGCGGAGTTTGTCTTTCTTATTAGTGTTATTAATTGCGATTGCGTTGATTTTGACTGATTCTAGAAATGCTTGGGGCGCGATGTTTTTATCTATCCCATTTATTTTAGGTACTGGAACATGGTTGTGGCTTATTCCCTTGCTGTGTGTTTGTGTATTACCTGTATTTTTATCTGTAGTTCCATTTGCTTCATTAGAATTGCAGATGTGGTCTAGAAAAATTGTCCCGAGAGGATTATGGTCACGTTTAGCAGATGTGCAATTTTCGGCTGATAGACCATTAGAGACAACACGATTATTTCAATGGGGAGAGGCAATTACTCTCCTCATTCAAAGGCCATGGTTTGGATATGGAGCTGCTGCATTTTCAGTTCTTTATCCGTTAAGACAAGGAATTTGGCATGGTCATACTCATAACCTTCCTCTTGAATTGGCCGTTGCTCATGGTGTGCCTGTAGCGATTTCATTAGTTTCGATTGTCTTAGTGCTTTTAATTGTTTCTTTTAGAAAGTGTTTTCTAATACATAATAATAATTTGTTTGATAGAGCTTGGTGGTCTGCTTCCTTTACTCTTGTTTTTCTTCATGCATCAGATATGCCTATGTTTGATAGCCGTATTAATCTTTTGGGATGGCTGTTTTTGGCAGGTTTGCGTTGTTTGATAATTTCTAATGATTCTAAACGCTTTCTTGATGTTTGA
- the purU gene encoding formyltetrahydrofolate deformylase, translated as MSNALQTTVILQLICPDRPGLVSELSTWISNNNGNIRHADHHTDEGAGLFLSRLEWDLNGFKLSRQAIQVAIVALANSLEGKAELHFSDELPRVAIFVSKQSHCLLDLLWRSNTQELKMNVPLVISNHNHLQKSCKQYNVDYKFIPVNKLDKSISEQVILDTLSEYNIDLIVLAKYMQILSSNFLDSFPNIINIHHSFLPAFKGAKPYHRAWDRGVKLIGATAHYVTKDLDDGPIIEQTIAHVTHRDEVNDLIRKGRDTERLALARALRLHLRRQVMVYEGRTAIFA; from the coding sequence ATGTCTAACGCTCTTCAGACAACTGTTATTTTGCAGCTCATTTGCCCTGATCGTCCTGGTTTGGTTAGTGAGTTGTCCACTTGGATATCTAACAATAATGGCAATATACGTCATGCAGATCATCATACTGATGAAGGAGCGGGATTATTTTTGAGTAGATTGGAATGGGATCTCAATGGATTTAAATTATCTAGACAAGCTATTCAGGTTGCAATTGTTGCTTTGGCTAATTCTTTGGAAGGAAAGGCTGAGTTGCATTTTTCAGATGAGTTACCACGAGTTGCGATTTTTGTCAGTAAGCAGAGTCATTGTTTATTAGATTTATTGTGGCGATCAAATACTCAAGAGTTGAAAATGAATGTCCCTTTAGTTATATCAAATCATAATCATTTACAAAAATCATGTAAACAATATAATGTTGACTATAAGTTTATACCTGTAAATAAACTAGATAAATCTATTTCAGAACAAGTTATTTTAGATACATTATCAGAATATAATATAGATTTGATTGTCTTAGCCAAGTATATGCAGATACTGAGCAGCAATTTTTTAGATTCCTTTCCCAATATAATTAATATTCACCATTCTTTTTTACCAGCTTTTAAAGGAGCTAAGCCATACCATAGAGCTTGGGATAGGGGTGTTAAGTTAATTGGTGCAACTGCTCATTATGTAACGAAAGATTTAGATGATGGTCCAATTATAGAGCAGACAATTGCGCATGTAACTCATCGCGATGAAGTGAATGATTTAATTAGAAAGGGTAGAGATACAGAGCGCCTTGCTTTGGCTAGGGCTTTGAGATTGCATTTACGTAGACAAGTTATGGTTTATGAAGGCCGCACCGCTATTTTTGCATGA